The Pigmentiphaga aceris DNA segment ACATACACCCCGTCGTCCAGCGTGACGTCACCTTCGAAGATGCAGCCGACATCAATGAATACGTCTTTGCCGCAGCGCAGCGTGCCGCGCTGATCGAAGCGTGCCGGGTCGGCCAGGGTCGCGCCGGCTTCCAGCAGGGCATCGGCCTGCGCGCGCTGGAAGATGCGTTCCAGTTGTGCCTGTTGCTGGCGGCTGTTGACGCCCAGCGTTTCCCAATCGTTGCCAGGGTGTGCCGCGCGCACCGGCACACCTTCGGCGACCGCCATGCCGATCACGTCGGTCAGGTAGAACTCACCTTGTGCGTTGTCGTTGCGCAATTGGCCAAGCCAGGTGCGCAGTTTGGCGGTGGGCACGGCGATCAGGCCCGTGTTGACCTCGTTGATCTGCAATTCGGCAGGGGTGGCGTCTTTGTGTTCAACGATGCGTTCGATAGCACCTTGCGCATTGCGCACGATGCGGCCGTAGCCGGTGGGATCGTCCATGCGAACCGTGAGCACGCCCACGCCGGTTGCGCCGTCGCCGCGCGCGGCCCCCAGCAATGCCCGCAGCGATTCCGGCCGAACCAGCGGCACGTCGCCATACAAGACCATCGTGATGCTGTCGTCACCGTCGCCTTGCAGCAGCGGTGCAGCCTGTTGCACGGCGTGGCCGGTGCCTTGCTGCGGAATCTGTTCGGCGTATTGCAGGCTCGAATCACTGGCGTACCAATCGCGCACTGCTTGTGCGCCGTGGCCGACCACTACTACGACGTTGTCGGGCGACAGCGCCTGCGCGCTGGCAAGCACATGGGACAGCATCGGTTGGCCTGCCAGCGTATGCAAGACCTTGGGGCGCGCCGATTGCATGCGCTTGCCCAGGCCGGCGGCCAGAATCACGATATTGAGCATCTTTGAAAACCTCGATGGGGCGGACAACGGTCGTTACGGGCGGGCCAGCAGCTTTTCGAGTTCGCCAACCAGAGCGGGGTCCTCGGGCGTCACATTGCTTGCAAACGCGCTGACTGGCCGGCCTTGCCGGTCCACCAGATATTTATGGAAATTCCACTTGGGCGGCGAGTTGGTCGCCTGGGTCAGTTGCGCAAACAGCGGGTTGGCCTGCGCGCCGGTGACCACGGCCTTGGAGAAGATCGGGAATTTGACCCCGTAGGTGTTGAAACAAAGGTCGGCAATTTCCTTGGCTCCGCCAGGCTCTTGCTGACCAAAATCATTCGATGGAAATGCCAGGATTTCCAGGCCGCGTGCACGGTACTTGGCGTACAGGCGCTCCAGGCCTTCGTACTGCGGCGTGAAACCACAATAGCTGGCGGTGTTCACCACCAACAGCACACGTCCCGCATATTGGCACAGCGACTGTGGGACTTCGTCCTGCAGGCGCGGATAGCTTTGGTTCAGCAAGGCGGGACACGCAGCCGCGCTGGTGGCCGTGGGTTTGGCAGTCGCATCGGCCGCGTGGCTTGTGCGGGGGGCGGCGGCCGGCAGGATCACCAGCATTGCTACGGCGGCGGCGAGCAGGGCGGGAGTGAAGAAGCGCATGACAGACTCGACGGTAGCGGTGGACGATCGGCCGGCGGCGCAATCAGGTGAATATGGTCAGGACGCCGGTTTGGGCAAAGAGCTGGTTGTGATGGATTTCACCATTGGCGAAAAATCCGATCAGTGGGATGTCGCCCAACTGGCGCTGCAACAGCTGCATTTCCGCAGACGGCCCACCCAGCAGCGCACCGGTACGGCCCAGACAGGAAATATAAATCGCGCCGCGTGCTGCCGATAGCGAACCCGTCTCGTTTTCGATCGTTTCACGCAGTTCGGTGCAGGCTCGGACCAGATCGGCCCTGGCCGCCTCACGATCGCGTCGGCAAAACGCCACATGATCGGCCGTATCCAATTCTGAACCGACTGCCAGCGCGCGTGCCCCCGGATCAACCCCGATCAGTGGGCGCACCACGTAATCGCCACGTTTGAAGGCGTCGCCTTCCCCCACGCCAATGAAGGTGCCCTGCAACATGCGCACGGTCGATGCCGTCTGCTGTTTGCGGCTGTCTTCGTCGTCGCCGTCGGGCTTGCGTGCCAGCGCGTCGGGATCGACTCCGATGTCACGCAGCAAGACGTCCAGCGCGGGATTGTTGTCCAGCGTGTGCAGCAATTGACCGCTGGCCTGGGTAACCCGGTGTACCGGCCCGATCGGCCGGCAGCCTTGCGTGATGCGGGTCGACAAGGCGATGTCTTCCGACAACATGACGCCCGACAGGCCCCCGGCCAGCACCTGATCGGCAATCATGGTGTTGCGATGACGGCTGCTCGACAGCCCGCCCGCCAAGTGGCCGCTGGCCACCTTGTGGGCCATGTCGCGCACCAGTTCCGGCAGGTCCGGGGTGGACGAGTCGCCATGCACCATGGCCGTCCAGGATGCGCGCCGCCCGTTGGGCGTGCGGGCATCGCGCGGGCGTGGGCGTGCCATGCCCGAGAACACCTGGAATTCGTCTGTCGAATAGTCCGCCAGCATGACGGCCATGGCGGGTTCGTCGATGTATTCCGCGCTGCCTGCGGCAATGCCCATGCCCAGCGCGCCAACCCAGTGCGTGACCCCGGTGCGCTCACGCATCAAGGCCAGGATTTCCGGTGCCTGATCGCCGTAGTGATCGGTCAGGTACAGGAAACCAAGCGTGGGTGGCCCCACGCCGCCGCTGCGGCTGAACGCTTCGACTTGCGCCAGGCACAAGGCCGCCGCCATCCTCCAGTCGGGATGGGTGGCGTGCCCCCAGGGAAATCGCGGCTTCATCGCCCGCCTGTGCTCGGTGTTTTCTTGGCTGCGGTTTTTCGTGCCGGCTTGGGCGCGTCAGGCGCGCTGGCCGCCTTGGCCCGGCTGGCTGCGGCCGCAGGCGATGCGGGCGGCGTGGCGGCTGCCTTGGCAATCGCGCTGAATTGATCCTGCACCATGTTCCACCACGCCTGCATCGGGGCAGCAGCGTCGCCGGTTGCCTTGGCGGCGTCTGCGGGCGGGGTCACGAAAGACTGCAAGGTGGCGAAGGTGGCGCGCTGCACTTCCAGGCCTTGGATGGTGCTTTGCAGCAGGGCCTGGTTCACGCGCAGCCAGTTTTCGACGGCTTTCAGATCGGTGATGCGGCGATCCAGGTCTTCCGGCTTGAAGCCCGGGCCGAACGCGGGTGCAGACGTACCCATGGTGCCCAGGTTGGTCCAGACCTTGTTCAGCATGTCCAAGCCTTGCATGACCGGATTGGGTGCGCCGGCCGACGTATCCAGGCCGGGGATTCCAGGGATGCCGAAGGGGTTGGTGGCTTGACTCATGAGAAAGCTCCTGTAGGGGGTACGGATGCAAACTGCTTAAATGGGTACGTCTGGGGGCACATCTTGAGGCACATCTGGAACACAGGATGCGCCCGGATAAAGGGCGCACCGCTGAACACGCGGCGTACTCAGGCCGTCAGGGAATCGGAAATGTCGGTTTCTGCGGTCTCTGTCTGCGACGAATCTTGGGGTGAGTCAGGGGGTGAATCAGGCGGCGGGGCAGCTTTTGACTTGGCCTTTGATCTGGCTCGCGATTTGGCGGGTGATTTTGCTTTTGACTCTGCTGATGAATCGATGGGGGATTCATCGGGCGATTCAGTTGATGACTCGGCTGATGGTTCTGCGGACGACTCAGTGGACCACTCGGCAGACGAATCAACTGACAACGCGTCAGATTCAGCCTGCGATCCCGCGAATGACCGGCTGCGCGATACGCTGCCGCCAGTTGCTTCGCTATCTGGGTCGGCTGCCGTTTCGTCCAGCGTGTGTTCGATCGCGCCGAACAGGCTGCGGCCATCGACATCCAGCATTTCCAGGCGCACGCGATCGCCAGCATCCAGGCCACGCAGGGTATCGCGAGCACCCGCAGGCGCTTTTTCATCCAGCCCGGCAATCAGACCCGAGCCAACCAGCGAGCCGGCACGCGCCGGCCGGGTCTGGGCCAGCATGGCAATCAGCAGATGCAGACCGGTACGTGTGCCCGCACCCGCATCGGGGCGACCCACCACTTTGCCATTGCGGCTGACCGTCAGCGGCAGATGGATCTTGCCGCGCTTCCAGGCAGCGCCGACTTCATCGGGCGTGACCACCACCGGTGCAAACACGGTGTGTTGCCGGTCGGGCAGCGTGACGCCATCAGGCCCGGGAGGCGAGGGCAAGCGCCAGTCTGCCGACAGGGCAAGCAGGCGTACACAGTCGCCGGCGGCGTCAGAACGCACGCCGGGAGGGACATCACCGGTGATTGCCACCATCTGCGCCGTCAGGCTGGCCAGCGCATCGGCCACCGGGCCTTCGTTGGCACCCAGCAGCACATCGCTGGGGCGCTGTGCCAAGCCACCTTCGGGCAAGGCTGCCGTCCATTGGAATGCGCGCGGCAGCGGTGCGGCAACCTTGGTCGGATCGAACGGGAAGGCATGACGGGCCCGGCCTGCGTTCAGGGCGGCGTACAAGTCCTGCAATTGCGGCAGGAAGAAGTTCCAGTCGTCGAGCGCGCGTTGCAGGGTGCCGGTGATGTCCGTGGCGAACTGCGCGGTGCGCAGATCGCGTGACACGACAGCGAGCTGGCCGTCGCGGGAACCATCACGGAAAGAAGCAAGTTTCATGGGCGTTGCAGAGTGGAAAACGACGGCGGCGCGAGCGCTCGTGCGTCACATTCCGCACAACATAACACGAGGCTGAAAACCCTCTGCCAGCCGTGGCCGCCCAGCGGGCGCGGCGTCGTCCGGTACGATAGGTCCATCGTTGTGATCTAGTCGCATTGGTGCTGCCGCGCACGGCTCGTGCGGGCGCATGTTGCGTGAAAGGAGCCGTACCGAATGTCTGTTTTCCATATGCCTGTTCTCGATCCTGCGTCTTCGCTGCGCCGTCGCCTGTTGGCCGTTTGCGTGCTGACTGTCAGCGCGCTGGCCGGCACCGCCGCGCAGGCGGCAGCGCCGTCGCCCCCGCCCGATGCCCATCTGTATTACCAGACCAAGGTAGCCGCCAAGGGCATGAGCCTGAGTATCGACAGCGAAATCGAGTGGTCGCGCCAAGGTGACACCTATCGCGTGTTGAACCATGCGCAGCACATGCTGCTGGGTAACCTGACCTTCGACAGCAGGGGCCGTGTCACACCGGCAGGCCTGGTTCCCGAGGCCTATCTGGAAACCCGTCGCAAACGCGAAAAGCTGGTCACCATCGACCAGGCGAGCAAACAGGTGAAGTTCTCGGGCGGCCAGACTGCGGCTGCACCGGCCGGTCTTCAGGACCGCACCTCGGTGCTGTTGCAGCTGTCTTCCTTGGCGCGTGGCGACGCAGCTGCCTTCCAGACCGGCAAGACCTTGACGGTGCCGGTGGCCGGATCGAGCCAGGTGCAGGAGTGGGTGTTCCAGATCGTTGGCGAAGAAACGCTGTCCAGCCCGATGGGCAAGCTGCGCACCGTACACGTGAAGCGCCAGCCGCGCGCAGGCCGTGACGGCCCGGACGAACAGCAGGTGGATGTGTGGCTGGCACCGGATCGCAACTGGCTGCCGGCGCGGGTGCGCCTGCGCGAAGCCAATGGCGATGAGTTCGATCAGGTGGTGTCGCGCATCGAACCGTGACGCGCGTGGATCGGGTGCGGAAAGCGGGCTGGATAGTCGAGCTGTAGCGATCCGGTTTAAACAAGCAATCGATCAGAACAACAGGCCTTGGTCATCCAGGCCTGTCTTCTGACCGATCGCCCGTACTTGGACCTTCAGGGCAGCACCTTCACCCGGTCAACGATCTGCGTGGTGTAAGCCGTGCGCGGGTCGACCGATGCCTTGATCAAGCCATTCTTCACCATGAAGTCGAAGGTTGCCTGCCAGCGCGCATCGGTCATGGTCAGCAAGCCCCGTGTGGCGGCATCCCCGCCCGTGACCAATTGGTGTTCGCGCAAGGCTTTCACGCCGTAGTCCAGCGCGTCCTGTTCCAGCTGCGGATTGTCGCGGCGGATCAGTGCGTTGCCGGCTGTTGGGTCGCGCAGATAATTGCGCCAGCCTTCGGCACTGGCCTCCACAAACCGGCGCAATACATCGGACTTGTTCTTCAAGCCGTCGCGGGTGGTGACCAGCGTCTGTGCGTAGGGCGGGTAGCCGTAATCACCCAGCAGAAATACCTTCGGGGTGACGCCTGCGCGTGTGACGGCAAAGGGTTCGGACGCCAGATACCCCTGCGTGACCGATTGCTTGTCGGCCAGGAAGGGCTGGATCGAATAGGTGTACGGCTTCTTGTACTTGTCCGAGAACCCGAAGGTGGACTTCAGCCACGGCCAGTAGGTGGTTTCGCTGGTCTGGCCGACGAAGATCGGCCGGGTGCGCAGGTCTTCCAGTTTGGTCGGGCCGGGGTGCGACAGCAACACGGTGGGCGAACGCTGGAAGGTGGTGGCAATGGTGACCAGCGGCAAACCTTGTTCAACCGCTTTCAGCGTCTGCAGGTCATCGCCCATCGCCACGTCGTACTTGCCCGCCAGCAGCAATTGCATGGCGTTGACCTGCGGTCCACCCATGCGAATGTCCACGTCCAGCCCGTGCTTGGCATAGGTGCCATCGGCAACCGCCTGGTAGAAGCCGCCGTGCTCGGTCTGCGCATACCAGTTGGAGCCAAACACGATGCGTGCAGGTTTGGCATCTTGTGCGTAAACCATCTGAACCGCTTGGCCCGTCGCAAGCAAGGCCAGCCCGCCCAGCACGCCGATCAGACGACGCCGGGTAGACGGCAGGGCAACAATGCCGCCCATCAGGCGGCTGCGCGCAGTTGTTCGCCGATCACGCTGCCCAGGATGGCAATGCCTTCGTGGATGCGTGCTTCGGGCACCGTCACGAAGGACAGGCGCAATGTGTGGGTTTCGGGTTGGTTGGCATAGAACGGTGCGCCCGGCACATAGGCGACGTTTTGCGCCACCGAGTGCTGGAACAAGGCCGTGGCATCCAGGTAGGTCGGCAGCGTGACCCAGGTGAACATGCCGCCCGTCGGGCGGTTCCAGCTCACGCCTGCCGGCATCGACTTGTCGAGTGCGGTCATCATGGCGGCGCATTGCGCGGCATACAGGCTGCGGATGGTGGGGATGTGCGTGTCCAGCAGGCCGGTGCTGACCGCTTCGAACACCACGCGTTGCGTGAAGCCGGGGGTGTGCAGGTCGGCGGCCTGCTTGGCTTGGCCAAGCTTGAACAGCACGGCTTCCGGTGCGATCACATAACCCAGGCGCAGGCCCGGAGCCAGAATCTTCGAGAACGAACCCAGGTAGATGACGCTGTCCGGTGCCATCGACAACAGGGTGGGATGGGTGTCGCCGGTGTAGGACAGATCGCCGTAGGGA contains these protein-coding regions:
- the glmU gene encoding bifunctional UDP-N-acetylglucosamine diphosphorylase/glucosamine-1-phosphate N-acetyltransferase GlmU, encoding MLNIVILAAGLGKRMQSARPKVLHTLAGQPMLSHVLASAQALSPDNVVVVVGHGAQAVRDWYASDSSLQYAEQIPQQGTGHAVQQAAPLLQGDGDDSITMVLYGDVPLVRPESLRALLGAARGDGATGVGVLTVRMDDPTGYGRIVRNAQGAIERIVEHKDATPAELQINEVNTGLIAVPTAKLRTWLGQLRNDNAQGEFYLTDVIGMAVAEGVPVRAAHPGNDWETLGVNSRQQQAQLERIFQRAQADALLEAGATLADPARFDQRGTLRCGKDVFIDVGCIFEGDVTLDDGVYVGPHSVIRNAHIAANARIEAYSHVDESRVGPDSRVGPYARLRPGSVLGSRTHIGNFVEVKNSNLADDAKANHLTYIGDATIGARVNIGAGVITCNYDGALKHRTVIEDDAFIGSDCQLIAPVRIGHGATLGAGTTLTKDAPAEQLTVSRGGKQVSFPGWKRPQKP
- a CDS encoding glutathione peroxidase, giving the protein MRFFTPALLAAAVAMLVILPAAAPRTSHAADATAKPTATSAAACPALLNQSYPRLQDEVPQSLCQYAGRVLLVVNTASYCGFTPQYEGLERLYAKYRARGLEILAFPSNDFGQQEPGGAKEIADLCFNTYGVKFPIFSKAVVTGAQANPLFAQLTQATNSPPKWNFHKYLVDRQGRPVSAFASNVTPEDPALVGELEKLLARP
- a CDS encoding FIST signal transduction protein, yielding MKPRFPWGHATHPDWRMAAALCLAQVEAFSRSGGVGPPTLGFLYLTDHYGDQAPEILALMRERTGVTHWVGALGMGIAAGSAEYIDEPAMAVMLADYSTDEFQVFSGMARPRPRDARTPNGRRASWTAMVHGDSSTPDLPELVRDMAHKVASGHLAGGLSSSRHRNTMIADQVLAGGLSGVMLSEDIALSTRITQGCRPIGPVHRVTQASGQLLHTLDNNPALDVLLRDIGVDPDALARKPDGDDEDSRKQQTASTVRMLQGTFIGVGEGDAFKRGDYVVRPLIGVDPGARALAVGSELDTADHVAFCRRDREAARADLVRACTELRETIENETGSLSAARGAIYISCLGRTGALLGGPSAEMQLLQRQLGDIPLIGFFANGEIHHNQLFAQTGVLTIFT
- a CDS encoding PhaM family polyhydroxyalkanoate granule multifunctional regulatory protein; its protein translation is MSQATNPFGIPGIPGLDTSAGAPNPVMQGLDMLNKVWTNLGTMGTSAPAFGPGFKPEDLDRRITDLKAVENWLRVNQALLQSTIQGLEVQRATFATLQSFVTPPADAAKATGDAAAPMQAWWNMVQDQFSAIAKAAATPPASPAAAASRAKAASAPDAPKPARKTAAKKTPSTGGR
- a CDS encoding fumarylacetoacetate hydrolase family protein; its protein translation is MKLASFRDGSRDGQLAVVSRDLRTAQFATDITGTLQRALDDWNFFLPQLQDLYAALNAGRARHAFPFDPTKVAAPLPRAFQWTAALPEGGLAQRPSDVLLGANEGPVADALASLTAQMVAITGDVPPGVRSDAAGDCVRLLALSADWRLPSPPGPDGVTLPDRQHTVFAPVVVTPDEVGAAWKRGKIHLPLTVSRNGKVVGRPDAGAGTRTGLHLLIAMLAQTRPARAGSLVGSGLIAGLDEKAPAGARDTLRGLDAGDRVRLEMLDVDGRSLFGAIEHTLDETAADPDSEATGGSVSRSRSFAGSQAESDALSVDSSAEWSTESSAEPSAESSTESPDESPIDSSAESKAKSPAKSRARSKAKSKAAPPPDSPPDSPQDSSQTETAETDISDSLTA
- a CDS encoding DUF3108 domain-containing protein yields the protein MSVFHMPVLDPASSLRRRLLAVCVLTVSALAGTAAQAAAPSPPPDAHLYYQTKVAAKGMSLSIDSEIEWSRQGDTYRVLNHAQHMLLGNLTFDSRGRVTPAGLVPEAYLETRRKREKLVTIDQASKQVKFSGGQTAAAPAGLQDRTSVLLQLSSLARGDAAAFQTGKTLTVPVAGSSQVQEWVFQIVGEETLSSPMGKLRTVHVKRQPRAGRDGPDEQQVDVWLAPDRNWLPARVRLREANGDEFDQVVSRIEP
- a CDS encoding ABC transporter substrate-binding protein, which produces MGGIVALPSTRRRLIGVLGGLALLATGQAVQMVYAQDAKPARIVFGSNWYAQTEHGGFYQAVADGTYAKHGLDVDIRMGGPQVNAMQLLLAGKYDVAMGDDLQTLKAVEQGLPLVTIATTFQRSPTVLLSHPGPTKLEDLRTRPIFVGQTSETTYWPWLKSTFGFSDKYKKPYTYSIQPFLADKQSVTQGYLASEPFAVTRAGVTPKVFLLGDYGYPPYAQTLVTTRDGLKNKSDVLRRFVEASAEGWRNYLRDPTAGNALIRRDNPQLEQDALDYGVKALREHQLVTGGDAATRGLLTMTDARWQATFDFMVKNGLIKASVDPRTAYTTQIVDRVKVLP